TTGTAAAACGAATCAGGTAACTCAATCCTTGCTGCAACACTTTCAGGGACTGAAAAGAAAACCTTGATTTGTCTGTCAATGACCTTTGGTTCATTCTCATGAACTTTCGTCTCTTCTTCAATATTCGCATCTCCCTTCACTGTCGACGCAACTTCTTTCGTCCGTTCCAACAACCTTACGGAGTCTTTTAACATCAGGATGTGGGTCTCCGATGGGGTATTCATCACAGCCCACATCTCGCCTTCCTCTTCTTTCAGCTCAAATCCAACAACTTCCAGCAATTCGACAGCACCTGATACTTCTCCAATAGCCTCCCTAATCTTAGGATTGCCCATTCGAATCCTCCGGAACTTGGGATTCTCTGGTTCCTTAACAATGTTTCTCAACAACCTCAATATAACATCAATCGAATTCTCCGATGGGTTTCCTGAAAAATACATACCAATACAAGATTCCAATTTATTCGTAGACTCGACTTTATCCTCAACATCACCCGATCTCACTGAACCCAAATTCAAATCAACACCATCACCATCATGACCACCAATACTATCAATTCCATCATTCTTGTTTGTATTAGAAATACAGGTTTCAATATGCACTGACACTTCCTCTTCAGAAGTAAAACCTAAGCCACAAACCGGGCATTCCAATACATTAAGTGAATAACCACCCTTGTTTCTTTTCCCCGTTGTAATCATTGCGTCAAATGGATCAAACCCATCTTTAGATGGGTGATTCTgatttgaatttttgtttgtATTTGCATTTGGATTTGGAAGTGAAGGGTTCTGAGCATCAATAAACGTGGGCTTACTAACAGAAAGATCAGAAGTTTGTGTTTTCTTAGGTAAAGGTTTTGACTGAGAAGATGTAGGATTAACGTTTCTATTTGGATTGACATATTGTGAGGCTGATGAAGGGTGATTGAGATTGGAATTAGTGGGTCCAGAAGATGAACCCAGAATCCTACCTTGACCCTTAAATTTGCCAGAAGAAGAAGATGTCAATTGATTATTGACTTTTTTCATGAAACCTTTGAATTTGTCTTTCATGTCATCCAtttcttatttctattt
This genomic stretch from Amaranthus tricolor cultivar Red isolate AtriRed21 chromosome 9, ASM2621246v1, whole genome shotgun sequence harbors:
- the LOC130823839 gene encoding plant UBX domain-containing protein 2, which encodes MDDMKDKFKGFMKKVNNQLTSSSSGKFKGQGRILGSSSGPTNSNLNHPSSASQYVNPNRNVNPTSSQSKPLPKKTQTSDLSVSKPTFIDAQNPSLPNPNANTNKNSNQNHPSKDGFDPFDAMITTGKRNKGGYSLNVLECPVCGLGFTSEEEVSVHIETCISNTNKNDGIDSIGGHDGDGVDLNLGSVRSGDVEDKVESTNKLESCIGMYFSGNPSENSIDVILRLLRNIVKEPENPKFRRIRMGNPKIREAIGEVSGAVELLEVVGFELKEEEGEMWAVMNTPSETHILMLKDSVRLLERTKEVASTVKGDANIEEETKVHENEPKVIDRQIKVFFSVPESVAARIELPDSFYNRTSEELRREYELRKKKLADSQLLIPKSYKEKQAQAARRQYTRTIIRIQFPDGVVLQGVFSPKEPTSALYEFVSSALKQEGLEFELVHPIPVKRRVIPCFPAARERASMLEDEDLVPSALVKFRPHETDSMVFTGLRNELLEISEPIGSS